In Euphorbia lathyris chromosome 9, ddEupLath1.1, whole genome shotgun sequence, the following are encoded in one genomic region:
- the LOC136205360 gene encoding probable myosin-binding protein 4 isoform X1, whose amino-acid sequence MLQYLLRITEQFGIAESCWSMAASGILSVDSQKRCPSIKSALASAVLEWLLILLLFIDGIFAYLITKFACYCQLQTPCLLCSRLDRILGKYYWDLICKKHKSEISCLVLCHAHDKLVDVHGMCETCLFSFSTTNKSNAETYRLLVGKLREASGFGMDDGHTSSTRICSCCNSLWIPKGYSQNALQMSIIGSRAAYDQNNRTKVEEAGSFRSGHQKVTCGSNPLSHIRYKELKVNSDPESEIPFSDESDDAANIRSREISPTQNVGIRRVQMEPRVVMQPNDLAVEKLIDALTELQPPVSVSQSSESNGLRITSSKVALSNGLEEFRWEKVDSKHDSSAFPELISLDYVPPLSIPKETPIKASREIKHRSLEDGVPPLFDAKQTPAEGSNESVHIAVKDVPPSSVKSAERREHIPEDDVSEFEDANEALVEESTERKLKSVDAVPSSSVSGEAIAEALRRSNLISADDELPWSDGDEAIIRTSSKLISLVDVLPSSSGIETPVEGLKEKYIPRPEDIWQTVVEDSDEDCKIITTAGTITGTASETNPVSAENCQQVLNMLDLGDAYKLAISSRGRQLSGVLAEQWTGKDTSKISDDLKHLFSQFSNTREQSINDMSPRISLSPKYSVNSEELKNTDALTAVGMQMIQSRISPERFVLERNESGQSLDGSVVSEIDGETVVDRLTRQIEHDKKLLGGLYKELEEERSSSSIAVNQAMAMITRLQEEKATLQMEALQCVRMMEEQAEYDMEALQKTNDLLAAREKEIQDLEAELEYYRIKYPDEYLLEETMEPLFDMKTKIIKEENMEASTSTPKDSVTEEPATSSKVEENTVSMKSLLLDIEDERSYILRSLKELEKTLRRFPDYQLSMANNEYSGENEPEEDNSLSVDIAESNEMFYTPVVPNLDILANEVSDLNERLKALETDRSLIEHSINSVRDGEDGLKFVQEIASHLRELREIGIRREK is encoded by the exons ATGTTACAGTATTTGCTGAGGATTACTGAACAGTTTGGAATAGCTGAATCTTGCTGGAGCATGGCTGCCAGCGGGATTTTATCAGTTGATTCCCAGAAAAGATGCCCAAGTATCAAGAGTGCTTTGGCATCCGCGGTTCTTGAATGGTTATTAATTCTTTTGCTTTTCATTGATGGGATATTCGCATACTTAATCACAAAATTTGCTTGTTACTGTCAACTGCAAACACCATGTCTACTCTGCTCACGGCTTGATCGGATTTTGGGGAAATATTATTGGGATCTCATCTGTAAAAAGCATAAGTCCGAGATCTCATGCTTAGTTCTTTGTCATGCTCATGACAAGCTCGTTGATGTCCATGGAATGTGTGAAACCTgccttttctctttttccacAACCAACAAATCTAATGCTGAAACATACAGATTGCTGGTAGGTAAATTGAGGGAGGCTTCTGGGTTTGGTATGGATGACGGTCATACTTCAAGCACCCGAATTTGTTCTTGTTGCAATTCACTGTGGATACCGAAAGGGTATAGCCAAAATGCGCTGCAGATGTCGATAATTGGTTCCAGGGCTGCTTATGATCAGAACAACCGGACAAAGGTTGAAGAAGCTGGGTCATTCAGATCTGGTCATCAAAAAGTTACTTGCGGATCCAATCCTTTATCTCATATAAGGTACAAAGAGCTCAAGGTTAATTCTGATCCTGAATCTGAAATCCCGTTTTCTGATGAAAGTGATGATGCTGCAAATATTAGAAGTCGCGAAATCAGTCCTACCCAAAATGTTGGGATCAGACGTGTGCAGATGGAGCCTCGTGTGGTCATGCAACCAAATGATTTGGCCGTGGAGAAGCTGATAGATGCATTGACCGAACTTCAGCCCCCAGTTTCAGTCTCGCAGTCTAGTGAGTCCAATGGTCTTAGAATTACATCATCTAAAGTTGCACTTAGTAATGGTTTGGAAGAATTTCGTTGGGAAAAAGTtgatagcaagcatgattcctCTGCATTCCCTGAGCTTATTTCCCTTGATTATGTACCTCCATTATCGATTCCCAAAGAAACTCCAATTAAAGCATCAAGAGAAATTAAGCATCGTTCTTTAGAAGATGGTGTTCCCCCATTATTCGATGCCAAACAAACTCCTGCAGAAGGATCAAATGAGAGCGTGCACATTGCAGTGAAGGATGTCCCTCCATCATCTGTAAAATCAGCAGAAAGGAGAGAGCACATTCCTGAAGATGATGTTTCTGAATTTGAAGATGCCAATGAAGCGCTTGTTGAAGAATCAACAGAGAGAAAACTTAAATCAGTGGACGCAGTTCCTTCATCTTCAGTTTCTGGAGAAGCTATTGCAGAAGCATTACGAAGGAGTAACCTAATTTCTGCAGATGATGAACTTCCATGGTCAGATGGAGATGAAGCCATCATTCGAACATCAAGCAAGCTTATTTCCCTTGTTGATGTCCTTCCGTCATCATCTGGAATAGAAACTCCTGTTGAAGGATTGAAAGAGAAAT ATATTCCTAGACCTGAAGATATTTGGCAAACAGTGGTTGAAGATTCTGATGAAGACTGCAAGATAATAACTACAGCAGGCACAATAACTGGAACAGCTTCAGAAACAAACCCTGTTTCAGCTGAAAATTGTCAGCAAGTTCTCAACATGTTGGATCTTGGTGATGCTTATAAGCTAGCTATCAGCAGTCGAGGGAGACAGTTGTCTGGTGTGCTTGCAGAACAATGGACAGGAAAGGATACCTCAAAAATCAGTGACGATTTGAAGCACTTATTTTCacaattttcaaatactcgagagCAGTCTATCAATGATATGAGTCCTAGAATTTCTTTGAGTCCAAAATATTCTGTGAATAGTGAGGAGTTGAAGAATACTGATGCTCTTACTGCAGTAGGAATGCAAATGATTCAAAGCAGAATCTCACCTGAAAGATTTGTACTTGAAAGAAACGAGTCTGGTCAATCTCTAGATGGAAGTGTTGTGAGTGAAATAGATGGTGAAACTGTGGTTGATCGATTGACACGGCAGATTGAGCACGATAAAAAACTACTGGGTGGTTTATACaaagaattggaagaggaaAGGAGTTCATCTTCAATTGCTGTAAATCAAGCAATGGCCATGATTACTAGGCTGCAGGAAGAGAAGGCAACACTCCAAATGGAAGCCTTGCAATGCGTAAGAATGATGGAAGAGCAAGCCGAGTATGATATGGAAGCCCTGCAAAAAACAAATGACCTTCTGGCGGCGAGGGAAAAAGAGATTCAAGATCTAGAAGCGGAGCTTGAATATTATAGAATCAAGTACCCAGATGAATATTTACTGGAGGAGACAATGGAACCACTTTTTGATATGAAGACAAAGATTATCAAAGAGGAGAACATGGAAGCTAGTACAAGCACACCTAAAGATTCTGTTACTGAAGAGCCAGCTACCAGCAGTAAAGTCGAAGAGAACACAGTTAGTATGAAGAGCTTGTTGTTAGATATTGAAGATGAAAGATCATACATTTTACGATCCTTGAAGGAATTGGAAAAGACGCTTCGTAGATTTCCTGATTACCAACTAAGCATGGCTAACAATGAATATTCTGGAGAAAATGAGCCAGAGGAAGATAATTCTTTGTCAGTTGATATAGCCGAAAGCAATGAAATGTTTTACACTCCTGTCGTTCCTAATCTTGATATTCTTGCAAATGAGGTTTCTGATCTGAATGAGAGGTTGAAAGCACTGGAGACAGACAGGAGTTTAATTGAGCACAGCATCAACTCAGTTCGAGATGGGGAGGACGGACTTAAATTCGTTCAGGAGATAGCTTCTCACCTCAGAGAATTACGAGAGATTGGGATAAGAAGAGAAAAGTAA
- the LOC136205360 gene encoding probable myosin-binding protein 4 isoform X2, with translation MAASGILSVDSQKRCPSIKSALASAVLEWLLILLLFIDGIFAYLITKFACYCQLQTPCLLCSRLDRILGKYYWDLICKKHKSEISCLVLCHAHDKLVDVHGMCETCLFSFSTTNKSNAETYRLLVGKLREASGFGMDDGHTSSTRICSCCNSLWIPKGYSQNALQMSIIGSRAAYDQNNRTKVEEAGSFRSGHQKVTCGSNPLSHIRYKELKVNSDPESEIPFSDESDDAANIRSREISPTQNVGIRRVQMEPRVVMQPNDLAVEKLIDALTELQPPVSVSQSSESNGLRITSSKVALSNGLEEFRWEKVDSKHDSSAFPELISLDYVPPLSIPKETPIKASREIKHRSLEDGVPPLFDAKQTPAEGSNESVHIAVKDVPPSSVKSAERREHIPEDDVSEFEDANEALVEESTERKLKSVDAVPSSSVSGEAIAEALRRSNLISADDELPWSDGDEAIIRTSSKLISLVDVLPSSSGIETPVEGLKEKYIPRPEDIWQTVVEDSDEDCKIITTAGTITGTASETNPVSAENCQQVLNMLDLGDAYKLAISSRGRQLSGVLAEQWTGKDTSKISDDLKHLFSQFSNTREQSINDMSPRISLSPKYSVNSEELKNTDALTAVGMQMIQSRISPERFVLERNESGQSLDGSVVSEIDGETVVDRLTRQIEHDKKLLGGLYKELEEERSSSSIAVNQAMAMITRLQEEKATLQMEALQCVRMMEEQAEYDMEALQKTNDLLAAREKEIQDLEAELEYYRIKYPDEYLLEETMEPLFDMKTKIIKEENMEASTSTPKDSVTEEPATSSKVEENTVSMKSLLLDIEDERSYILRSLKELEKTLRRFPDYQLSMANNEYSGENEPEEDNSLSVDIAESNEMFYTPVVPNLDILANEVSDLNERLKALETDRSLIEHSINSVRDGEDGLKFVQEIASHLRELREIGIRREK, from the exons ATGGCTGCCAGCGGGATTTTATCAGTTGATTCCCAGAAAAGATGCCCAAGTATCAAGAGTGCTTTGGCATCCGCGGTTCTTGAATGGTTATTAATTCTTTTGCTTTTCATTGATGGGATATTCGCATACTTAATCACAAAATTTGCTTGTTACTGTCAACTGCAAACACCATGTCTACTCTGCTCACGGCTTGATCGGATTTTGGGGAAATATTATTGGGATCTCATCTGTAAAAAGCATAAGTCCGAGATCTCATGCTTAGTTCTTTGTCATGCTCATGACAAGCTCGTTGATGTCCATGGAATGTGTGAAACCTgccttttctctttttccacAACCAACAAATCTAATGCTGAAACATACAGATTGCTGGTAGGTAAATTGAGGGAGGCTTCTGGGTTTGGTATGGATGACGGTCATACTTCAAGCACCCGAATTTGTTCTTGTTGCAATTCACTGTGGATACCGAAAGGGTATAGCCAAAATGCGCTGCAGATGTCGATAATTGGTTCCAGGGCTGCTTATGATCAGAACAACCGGACAAAGGTTGAAGAAGCTGGGTCATTCAGATCTGGTCATCAAAAAGTTACTTGCGGATCCAATCCTTTATCTCATATAAGGTACAAAGAGCTCAAGGTTAATTCTGATCCTGAATCTGAAATCCCGTTTTCTGATGAAAGTGATGATGCTGCAAATATTAGAAGTCGCGAAATCAGTCCTACCCAAAATGTTGGGATCAGACGTGTGCAGATGGAGCCTCGTGTGGTCATGCAACCAAATGATTTGGCCGTGGAGAAGCTGATAGATGCATTGACCGAACTTCAGCCCCCAGTTTCAGTCTCGCAGTCTAGTGAGTCCAATGGTCTTAGAATTACATCATCTAAAGTTGCACTTAGTAATGGTTTGGAAGAATTTCGTTGGGAAAAAGTtgatagcaagcatgattcctCTGCATTCCCTGAGCTTATTTCCCTTGATTATGTACCTCCATTATCGATTCCCAAAGAAACTCCAATTAAAGCATCAAGAGAAATTAAGCATCGTTCTTTAGAAGATGGTGTTCCCCCATTATTCGATGCCAAACAAACTCCTGCAGAAGGATCAAATGAGAGCGTGCACATTGCAGTGAAGGATGTCCCTCCATCATCTGTAAAATCAGCAGAAAGGAGAGAGCACATTCCTGAAGATGATGTTTCTGAATTTGAAGATGCCAATGAAGCGCTTGTTGAAGAATCAACAGAGAGAAAACTTAAATCAGTGGACGCAGTTCCTTCATCTTCAGTTTCTGGAGAAGCTATTGCAGAAGCATTACGAAGGAGTAACCTAATTTCTGCAGATGATGAACTTCCATGGTCAGATGGAGATGAAGCCATCATTCGAACATCAAGCAAGCTTATTTCCCTTGTTGATGTCCTTCCGTCATCATCTGGAATAGAAACTCCTGTTGAAGGATTGAAAGAGAAAT ATATTCCTAGACCTGAAGATATTTGGCAAACAGTGGTTGAAGATTCTGATGAAGACTGCAAGATAATAACTACAGCAGGCACAATAACTGGAACAGCTTCAGAAACAAACCCTGTTTCAGCTGAAAATTGTCAGCAAGTTCTCAACATGTTGGATCTTGGTGATGCTTATAAGCTAGCTATCAGCAGTCGAGGGAGACAGTTGTCTGGTGTGCTTGCAGAACAATGGACAGGAAAGGATACCTCAAAAATCAGTGACGATTTGAAGCACTTATTTTCacaattttcaaatactcgagagCAGTCTATCAATGATATGAGTCCTAGAATTTCTTTGAGTCCAAAATATTCTGTGAATAGTGAGGAGTTGAAGAATACTGATGCTCTTACTGCAGTAGGAATGCAAATGATTCAAAGCAGAATCTCACCTGAAAGATTTGTACTTGAAAGAAACGAGTCTGGTCAATCTCTAGATGGAAGTGTTGTGAGTGAAATAGATGGTGAAACTGTGGTTGATCGATTGACACGGCAGATTGAGCACGATAAAAAACTACTGGGTGGTTTATACaaagaattggaagaggaaAGGAGTTCATCTTCAATTGCTGTAAATCAAGCAATGGCCATGATTACTAGGCTGCAGGAAGAGAAGGCAACACTCCAAATGGAAGCCTTGCAATGCGTAAGAATGATGGAAGAGCAAGCCGAGTATGATATGGAAGCCCTGCAAAAAACAAATGACCTTCTGGCGGCGAGGGAAAAAGAGATTCAAGATCTAGAAGCGGAGCTTGAATATTATAGAATCAAGTACCCAGATGAATATTTACTGGAGGAGACAATGGAACCACTTTTTGATATGAAGACAAAGATTATCAAAGAGGAGAACATGGAAGCTAGTACAAGCACACCTAAAGATTCTGTTACTGAAGAGCCAGCTACCAGCAGTAAAGTCGAAGAGAACACAGTTAGTATGAAGAGCTTGTTGTTAGATATTGAAGATGAAAGATCATACATTTTACGATCCTTGAAGGAATTGGAAAAGACGCTTCGTAGATTTCCTGATTACCAACTAAGCATGGCTAACAATGAATATTCTGGAGAAAATGAGCCAGAGGAAGATAATTCTTTGTCAGTTGATATAGCCGAAAGCAATGAAATGTTTTACACTCCTGTCGTTCCTAATCTTGATATTCTTGCAAATGAGGTTTCTGATCTGAATGAGAGGTTGAAAGCACTGGAGACAGACAGGAGTTTAATTGAGCACAGCATCAACTCAGTTCGAGATGGGGAGGACGGACTTAAATTCGTTCAGGAGATAGCTTCTCACCTCAGAGAATTACGAGAGATTGGGATAAGAAGAGAAAAGTAA